In Pseudorasbora parva isolate DD20220531a chromosome 9, ASM2467924v1, whole genome shotgun sequence, the following proteins share a genomic window:
- the nlrp3l gene encoding NACHT, LRR and PYD domains-containing protein 1 homolog, whose protein sequence is MDTFDEFGSDEDIVGSHAGPNVSASAQSGSHITAPVLTNNTITGNVHIIHNAPGFTWNRPPSEKTQTSASRSVILRYKTRICSEYQYVTEYNSLPGEHVLLSERYTQPLILQRHRGQKDREEEICSSGERFQQILSSRSGDGSVHLNSLFDPDSHGISPSAVILQGNSGNGKSFTVQKIMLDWASGDLYKGRFDIVFHLKCKDINRITGKNSLAEILNYSCSLSSDQISQVLQHSPEKVLFIIDGFDELRLTQDNHDMSPNTDPLQKAPAEVILCDLLRGRILPESFLLVTSRSTATDTLSKLLKGPQRFSEIMGFSEKRVEEYFQKFFQNEELYRTAYTLLKANEILVTACSIPVVCWIICTTFKERLKIGADVTSGLETITIYVDFVSTLLDHHCQGLSQSVPTLLRSLGQLAERGMLEQQVLFDEKSVNETVSDPAGSPFLCKFLFKRRIRQETMFSFMHLSFQDFFTALFYVLLDEEESQRKLSMNEYNIFYSGPPRFPSVLKSAFGLLNKDVRCTLEKHGLVVHPKTQAHLKEWIWKELQNEFIYSGITPFFLHCLYELHEDDFVKEAIEAGNQINAYGTFLRRTDCLALLYCSQCCQSIERLCLEDCNITSEMLFMILPILQKFQFAILTVDISSDSEIVEVICALTRGQTLSSHCTEFHLQFTKFEDFYVDLIFQEELFSIYIIPQWLEDPGTSLKSYSLNFPQTDLIDIDWTRLFQTIHQGDLDALMSVLCSLSKLKKMRIEVNSLDEMWSVWTLQIIQNCSSLTELIVKAGFLLEEGIKILQRSCTRPDCILTFEGFMCNKQSRKCTRYSDCSCNQEVKIHLNFQGFSVEAL, encoded by the exons ATGGACACTTTTGACG AGTTTGGCAGTGATGAGGACATTGTCGGATCTCATGCTGGGCCAAATGTGAGCGCTTCAGCTCAAAGTGGAAGCCATATTACAGCACCTGTACTCACTAACAATACAATAACAGGCAATGTCCACATCATACATAATGCACCTG GTTTTACTTGGAATCGACCACCCTCTGAAAAAACACAAACCTCAG CATCAAGGTCAGTGATTTTAAGATATAAGACACGGATCTGCAGCGAGTACCAGTACGTGACCGAGTATAACTCACTGCCTGGTGAACATGTGCTGCTGTCTGAGCGCTACACACAACCTCTGATTCTTCAGAGACATCGAGGTCAAAAAGACAGAGAAGAAGAGATCTGCTCCAGTGGAGAGCGCTTCCAGCAGATCCTCAGCTCCAGAAGCGGTGATGGCTCTGTCCATCTGAACTCTCTGTTCGACCCAGATAGTCATGGGATCAGTCCTAGTGCTGTTATACTGCAGGGGAACTCTGGGAACGGGAAATCCTTCACTGTGCAGAAGATCATGTTGGACTGGGCATCTGGTGACCTCTACAAAGGGCGATTTGATATTGTTTTCCACTTAAAGTGTAAAGACATAAACCGCATTACTGGCAAAAACAGTCTGGCGGAGATCTTGAATTACAGCTGCAGTTTATCATCAGATCAGATCTCACAGGTACTGCAGCATTCACCAGAGAAGGTGCTTTTCATCATTGACGGATTTGATGAGCTGAGACTCACACAGGACAATCATGATATGTCACCAAACACTGATCCGCTTCAGAAAGCTCCAGCTGAGGTCATTCTTTGTGACCTTCTGAGGGGTCGAATCCTGCCAGAGTCCTTCCTGCTAGTCACCTCTAGATCTACAGCTACAGACACACTGAGTAAACTGCTCAAAGGACCTCAGCGTTTCTCTGAGATTATGGGTTTCTCTGAGAAGAGGGTggaggaatacttccagaagtTCTTTCAAAATGAGGAGCTTTACAGGACGGCTTATACACTTTTGAAGGCAAATGAAATTCTCGTCACTGCCTGTTCAATCCCTGTCGTCTGCTGGATCATCTGCACAACTTTCAAGGAACGATTGAAAATTGGTGCAGATGTAACAAGCGGATTGGAAACCATCACCATCTACGTTGACTTTGTGTCAACTCTACTGGATCATCACTGCCAGGGTTTGAGTCAGTCCGTCCCGACCCTGCTGAGGAGTCTGGGTCAGCTGGCAGAGAGAGGAATGCTGGAACAGCAAGTCCTGTTTGATGAGAAAAGCGTGAATGAAACAGTTTCAGACCCTGCTGGCAGTCCATTCCTGTGCAAGTTCCTCTTTAAGAGAAGAATCCGTCAGGAGACGATGTTCAGTTTCATGCATCTCAGCTTTCAGGATTTTTTCACCGCTCTGTTCTATGTCCTTCTGGATGAAGAAGAGTCCCAGAGAAAACTTTCCATGAAtgaatacaatattttttacagtggtcCTCCACGTTTTCCATCTGTGTTGAAATCTGCATTTGGTCTGCTGAATAAGGATGTGAGATGCACTCTTGAGAAACATGGTCTggttgttcacccaaaaacacaGGCTCATCTGAAAGAATGGATTTGGAAAGAGCTTCAAAATGAATTCATTTATTCAGGAATAACACCTTTTTTCCTTCACTGTCTCTATGAACTTCATGAAGATGACTTTGTGAAAGAAGCTATAGAAGCCGGCAACCAAATTAATGCATATGGTACATTCCTAAGAAGAACAGACTGCTTGGCCCTGCTGTACTGCTCTCAGTGCTGTCAAAGCATTGAACGACTGTGTCTTGAGGATTGCAATATAACATCAGAAATGTTGTTTATGATTCTGCCTATTCTCCAAAAGTTTCAGTTTGCAAT CTTGACTGTAGACATTTCATCAGACTCTGAAATTGTTGAAGTGATATGTGCTCTCACAAGAGGACAGACCCTGAGCTCACACTG CACTGAATTCCACCTCCAATTTACAAAATTTGAGGATTTTTATGTCGATCTGATATTTCAAGAAGAGCTATTCAG tATCTACATAATACCTCAATGGCTGGAAGACCCAGGAACATCTTTGAAATCATACAGTCTCAACTTTCCACAAACAGATCTAATCGACATTGACTGGACCAGACTCTTTCAGACAATTCACCAAGGAGATTTGGATGCATTAATGTCTGTTCTCTGTTCTCTATCTAAACTGAAAAAGATGAGAATCGAAGTCAACTCTCTAGATGAGATGTGGTCTGTTTGGACCCTCCAAATAATTCAGAACTGCTCCAGTCTAACAGAACTCAT AGTAAAGGCTGGCTTTTTACTGGAGGAAGGAATCAAGATCTTGCAGCGATCATGCACAAGACCAGACTGTATTTTGACATTTGAGGG
- the LOC137089110 gene encoding NACHT, LRR and PYD domains-containing protein 1 homolog, giving the protein MDQDSERALFVDSHWATLVQKVNMVMPIADELWSAGTLAWEPYCKIRAANTNQEKMREFYAVLHSGGDKIKSAFYSSLEKHEQSLFRDLGNITQTAEVLVKTLHKYKMWIQKEYECVSEYNSLPGEYVKLSERYTKPLIITRHREKREREEEICSVGESFQQLLISRNNADKGSSILDALFRADKGVSPSAVILQGNSGHGKSFTSQKIMLDWASGNLSRDEFDCLFHLKCKELNHISGEQSLVELLSYNCNLTLDQISQILQKSPEKVLILIDGFDELRFSHSDMSNTPKLKHHSEKAPTEGSLEALLRGHILPESFLLVNTRSTATNILVGLLKHPQRFTEIIGFSEREVEEYFKRFFQDEGLFRNALDCVKANETLITACSIPVICWIICTVMRERFSDGADATSGLETTTSIYVDFVSTLLEHHCQGLSQSAPTLLKSLGQLAEKGMLEKQVLFDEKSTQEIVSGSPFLCKFLFKRRIRQETMFSFMHLSFQEFFAALYYISLDEKEFLAKLTERFHSQTQSYLALYLDENFPLKYGCPEPHFLPMIQFLCGLSNKEVSSSLEETHNISVPSFVQAQLEEWILNISTDRVYSYLPFILHCLYELHEKEFVQKAMEAWQELDMSWNPLSRTDCWALLYCLDCCPHFRSLKINFAAEELKMLQPVLCRTPELELTVQNFSDTDVSNLISALGEGKQLGELKLNSSCLSDQSVQQVLNALHKQKSVGGLQIAVKSISADTALILTDFLQGKGKWEEISLRTSDAESLCSSLQLFSFEGNLVLNVVRWCSSPLNEPSVSEILLKCPRSDVSSIDVKSFLQAFHSVNCITEQSADFDRQVNALLSQLPSVPGLSAINLSVPLLTETWASRILFLVESCTKLAGISFHAGSWGADGDKWLPGLLMEDGIKLLEESAKRSECIVNIRGVRCRKSSDRCTRHTEQIEELSCNQRVTIEFCGEKCTEDIKSKLVLPAEN; this is encoded by the exons ATGGACCAAGACTCAGAGC GTGCTCTGTTTGTGGATTCCCACTGGGCGACACTTGTCCAGAAAGTAAACATGGTGATGCCAATAGCAGATGAGCTGTGGTCAGCTGGTACGCTAGCGTGGGAGCCCTACTGTAAGATCAGAGCAGCAAATACTAACCAGGAGAAAATGAGAGAGTTTTATGCGGTACTGCACTCTGGAGGGGACAAGATTAAATCTGCCTTTTATTCTAGTCTGGAAAAGCATGAGCAATCTCTGTTTAGAGACTTGG GTAACATCACTCAAACCGCAGAAGTTCTTGTAAAAACCTTAC ACAAATATAAGATGTGGATCCAGAAGGAATATGAATGTGTAAGTGAGTATAACTCTCTGCCTGGTGAATATGTGAAGCTGTCCGAGCGCTATACAAAACCTCTGATCATCACGAGAcacagagagaagagagagcgAGAAGAAGAGATTTGCTCTGTGGGAGAGAGTTTCCAGCAGCTCCTCATCTCCAGGAATAATGCGGACAAGGGCAGCTCCATATTGGATGCGCTTTTCAGGGCTGATAAGGGAGTCAGTCCTAGTGCTGTCATTCTTCAGGGGAACTCTGGGCATGGCAAATCCTTCACTTCTCAAAAGATCATGCTGGATTGGGCATCAGGAAACCTCAGCAGAGATGAATTTGATTGCCTTTTTCACTTgaaatgcaaagaattaaacCACATATCTGGAGAACAGAGTTTAGTGGAGCTCTTGAGCTACAACTGCAATTTAACATTAGATCAGATCTCACAGATCCTGCAGAAGTCACCAGAGAAAGTTCTCATCCTCATTGATGGATTCGATGAGCTCAGGTTTTCACATAGTGACATGTCGAATACGCCAAAACTCAAGCATCATTCTGAAAAAGCTCCAACTGAGGGTTCTCTGGAGGCCCTGTTGAGGGGCCACATCCTGCCAGAGTCCTTCCTGCTGGTCAACACCAGATCTACTGCTACAAATATCCTGGTTGGTCTGCTCAAGCACCCTCAACGCTTCACAGAGATTATCGGCTTCTCGGAGAGGGAGGTAGAGGAGTACTTCAAGAGGTTCTTCCAGGATGAAGGACTCTTCAGGAATGCTTTGGACTGTGTGAAGGCAAACGAAACCCTCATCACTGCCTGCTCCATCCCTGTTATCTGCTGGATCATTTGCACGGTTATGCGAGAGAGGTTCAGTGATGGTGCGGATGCAACAAGTGGACTGGAAACCACCACCTCCATCTACGTTGACTTTGTGTCCACCCTACTGGAACATCACTGCCAGGGTTTGAGTCAGTCCGCTCCGACCCTGCTAAAGAGTTTGGGTCAGCTGGCAGAGAAAGGAATGCTGGAAAAGCAAGTCCTGTTTGATGAGAAAAGCACACAAGAAATAGTTTCAGGCAGTCCATTTCTGTGCAAGTTTCTCTTTAAGAGAAGAATCCGACAGGAGACGATGTTCAGTTTCATGCATCTCAGTTTTCAGGAGTTCTTTGCCGCTCTTTACTACATCTCACTAGATGAAAAAGAGTTTCTAGCTAAACTAACAGAGCGGTTCCACTCTCAAACGCAAAGCTATCTTGCCCTATATTTGGATGAGAACTTTCCACTGAAGTATGGATGTCCTGAACCTCATTTCCTGCCTATGATTCAGTTTCTCTGTGGTCTCTCTAACAAAGAAGTGAGCAGCTCACTCGAAGAGACGCACAATATATCTGTCCCTTCCTTTGTACAGGCACAGTTGGAAGAATGGATCCTCAATATCAGCACAGATAGAGTCTACAGTTATTTGCCCTTCATTCTCCACTGTCTTTATGAGCTCCATGAGAAGGAGTTTGTGCAAAAAGCCATGGAAGCTTGGCAGGAGTTAGACATGTCCTGGAATCCACTGAGCAGGACAGACTGCTGGGCGTTGTTGTACTGTCTGGACTGCTGTCCTCACTTCAGAAGCCTGAAGATCAACTTTGCGGCTGAAGAGCTGAAGATGCTTCAGCCTGTATTGTGCAGGACCCCAGAACTAGA gtTGACTGTGCAAAACTTTTCAGACACAGATGTCTCTAATCTGATCTCAGCTCTTGGAGAAGGAAAGCAACTGGGAGAACTGAA GCTGAACAGCAGCTGTCTGTCAGATCAAAGTGTGCAGCAGGTTCTTAATGCTCTGCACAAACAGAAGAGCGTGGGTGGACTTCAGATTGCGGTGAAGAGCATCTCAGCTGATACTGCCCTCATCCTCACAGACTTCCTGCAGGGCAAAGGGAAATGGGAGGAGATCAG TTTAAGAACCAGTGATGCAGAGAGTCTCTGCTCGTCTCTTCAGCTCTTCAGCTTTGAAGGAAATCTTGT CTTGAATGTGGTGAGGTGGTGTTCAAGCCCACTGAATGAACCATCAGTGTCAGAAATCCTTCTGAAATGTCCACGTTCAGATGTGTCCAGTATTGATGTCAAGAGCTTCTTACAGGCGTTTCACAGTGTAAACTGTATAACAGAACA AAGTGCAGATTTTGACAGGCAAGTCAATGCTCTGCTGTCTCAGCTGCCATCGGTGCCTGGTTTAAGTGCGATAAATCTTTCCGTTCCCCTCCTGACGGAGACCTGGGCCTCCAGAATCCTCTTCTTGGTCGAGTCTTGCACTAAACTGGCTGGGATCAG TTTTCATGCTGGTTCATGGGGCGCTGATGGTGATAAGTGGCTCCCTGGTCTTTTAATGGAAGATGGAATCAAATTACTTGAGGAATCTGCAAAACGTTCTGAGTGCATTGTGAACATCAGGGG GGTCAGATGCAGGAAATCCTCTGACCGTTGCACTCGTCACACCGAGCAGATCGAGGAGCTCAGCTGCAACCAGAGAGTGACCATTGAGTTCTGTGGAGAGAAGTGTACAGAAGACATAAA GTCTAAACTTGTTCTGCCTGCTGAAAACTGA
- the LOC137089715 gene encoding dual specificity protein phosphatase 14 → MISQITPTLYLSGVEALNQSALDHRGVTLLVNACAEYPCPEYEGVKCICVPVEDRPHAPLDQHFDSVAEGIQQNHTGSSLVFCSAGRSRSPSFIMAYLMRFEGVTLLQAHQRVLAARPFIRPNAGFWRQLLQYERKLTHCNSIRMVATSHGVLPEAIQLTQDSSYCLNL, encoded by the coding sequence ATGATCTCTCAGATCACTCCCACTCTGTACCTGAGTGGAGTGGAGGCCCTGAATCAGTCAGCACTGGACCACAGAGGTGTCACTTTGCTGGTGAACGCCTGTGCTGAATATCCCTGCCCTGAATATGAGGGGGTGAAATGCATTTGCGTGCCCGTGGAGGACCGTCCTCACGCCCCTCTGGACCAGCACTTTGACAGTGTGGCTGAGGGGATCCAGCAGAACCACACTGGAAGCTCGCTGGTCTTCTGCTCGGCCGGTAGAAGCAGGTCTCCATCTTTTATCATGGCGTATCTAATGAGGTTTGAGGGAGTCACACTGCTTCAGGCTCATCAGCGAGTTCTGGCTGCACGGCCCTTCATCCGGCCAAACGCAGGGTTCTGGAGGCAACTTCTTCAGTATGAGAGGAAACTGACCCACTGCAACAGCATCAGGATGGTGGCCACCTCACACGGCGTCCTACCCGAGGCCATTCAGCTCACACAGGACTCATCATACTGCCTTAATTTATAA